One window of the Aptenodytes patagonicus chromosome 5, bAptPat1.pri.cur, whole genome shotgun sequence genome contains the following:
- the KIAA0040 gene encoding uncharacterized protein KIAA0040 homolog, whose translation MEQKISSFFNSILELIRTKHEEGVFNTVCLAVLMGLPFVVLIAFIFICCHCCFCSRRGESRKKGGPSSNGQLHTERNKKKKKKKKGEEDLWISAQPKLLLLDKRPSLPI comes from the coding sequence ATGGAGCAGAAGATCAGCTCTTTCTTTAATTCCATCTTGGAGCTCATCCGTACCAAGCATGAGGAAGGTGTCTTCAACACTGTCTGCCTGGCTGTGCTGATGGGTCTGCCCTTCGTCGTCCTCATTGCGTTCATTTTCatctgctgccactgctgcttctGTAGCCGGAggggagaaagcaggaaaaaaggtgGCCCCAGCAGCAACGGGCAGCTGCACACCgagaggaacaagaagaaaaaaaagaagaagaagggtGAAGAGGACCTGTGGATCTCTGCTCAGCCCAAGCTGCTCTTGCTGGACAAGAGACCCTCCTTGCCCATCTAG